The following are from one region of the Carnobacterium gallinarum DSM 4847 genome:
- a CDS encoding ATP-binding cassette domain-containing protein → MLNTQNIINSIQKSITFFNPKLLIPIIIFPILTILSQIFQSLLTYNSARLNDTLDYKISFRTLKVITNEKLTSFEDPNFYDLIQRAEQSGGTYPFSIATGIVALLTQSLALVSYIFILINWKWWTIFVIVLFPLLSSLQIMKISKNEFELFQKRTNVERLSWYYANLLNKDGNIKETKLFGLEKYFLNKFNEIREAFFIENQKLNLRRESYTLSINFISIICTALVLTIIFYEASIGLILLGSLMTYINSVTNVKTTFNSIVSLIFKIHQDSLYIENVTILLGREGAQEKNTVKNKVKIDTIDTIELINLSFKYPRTKEYALKNIYLKINKGNSYSFVGANGSGKTTLVKIIMGFYMDEYEGTIKINDIDLNNIDLNSFRKCISAVFQDFTNYQFSVSDIISITDKSEIDIPKVIRSSKKADAHQFIKKMPKLYQQQIGNWFPGGLQLSGGEWQKLSIAKAFYKEDASLLIFDEPSSALDPITESNLYMKFNELTKKILVFLSLIEFKMLLLMELLFPWKVGK, encoded by the coding sequence ATGTTAAATACACAAAATATTATTAATTCTATTCAAAAAAGTATCACTTTCTTTAATCCTAAGTTACTTATTCCAATAATTATTTTTCCGATTCTGACGATACTTTCTCAGATTTTTCAAAGTCTATTGACTTATAATTCAGCTAGATTAAACGATACTTTAGACTATAAAATTAGTTTCCGAACTTTAAAAGTCATTACAAATGAAAAGCTAACTTCATTTGAAGATCCCAATTTCTATGATTTAATACAACGTGCAGAACAAAGTGGGGGAACTTATCCATTCTCTATCGCTACGGGAATAGTCGCATTACTTACTCAATCATTAGCATTAGTAAGTTACATTTTCATACTTATAAATTGGAAATGGTGGACTATTTTTGTTATTGTACTTTTCCCGTTATTAAGTAGTTTACAAATTATGAAAATAAGTAAAAATGAATTTGAATTATTTCAAAAACGAACAAATGTGGAGAGGCTTAGTTGGTACTATGCAAATTTATTGAATAAAGATGGAAATATTAAAGAGACGAAACTTTTTGGATTAGAGAAATATTTTTTAAATAAATTTAATGAGATTAGAGAGGCTTTTTTTATTGAAAATCAAAAACTAAATCTAAGGAGAGAGTCCTATACATTATCTATTAATTTTATTTCTATTATATGTACAGCTCTAGTTCTAACTATAATTTTTTATGAAGCTAGCATTGGATTAATTTTATTAGGATCTTTGATGACCTATATTAACTCTGTAACTAATGTAAAAACAACATTTAATTCTATAGTTTCTCTTATTTTTAAAATACATCAAGATAGCCTGTATATAGAAAACGTTACAATCTTGTTAGGTAGAGAGGGGGCTCAAGAAAAAAACACTGTGAAAAATAAAGTTAAAATTGACACAATTGACACAATTGAATTAATTAACTTATCCTTTAAATACCCTAGAACCAAGGAATATGCTTTAAAAAATATATATCTTAAAATTAATAAAGGGAATTCTTATTCTTTTGTCGGTGCGAATGGCTCTGGCAAAACAACATTAGTAAAAATTATAATGGGATTTTATATGGATGAATACGAAGGGACTATAAAAATTAATGATATTGATTTAAATAATATTGATCTTAATTCATTCCGAAAATGTATTTCGGCTGTGTTTCAAGATTTTACTAATTATCAGTTTTCTGTCTCGGATATAATTTCTATAACAGATAAATCAGAAATAGATATACCTAAAGTTATTAGGTCTTCAAAAAAAGCTGATGCTCATCAATTTATAAAAAAAATGCCAAAGCTTTATCAACAGCAAATTGGAAACTGGTTTCCCGGAGGTCTACAACTTTCAGGTGGAGAATGGCAAAAATTATCAATTGCCAAAGCTTTCTATAAAGAAGATGCATCACTACTTATTTTTGATGAACCAAGTAGTGCTTTAGATCCTATAACTGAATCAAATCTCTATATGAAATTTAATGAATTAACAAAAAAAATATTGGTATTTTTATCACTCATAGAATTCAAAATGTTACTTTTAATGGAATTATTGTTTCCTTGGAAGGTGGGAAAGTAG
- a CDS encoding TraB/GumN family protein: MKKIIYIVSFLIIFATGCASGNNEKKSIKVDWPLYEISYEDSTVGYLLGTSHIGKPSMYPFPDKLKEAIDLSDIFFSEVNYNQAYSESTSNILETFSTNGPRLDSQLTDVQQQALEKKLKNYDINSSLIENTTIFGLYIQMQNKYLDSIDVLNGVDYQLNNYLNSKKQKIENVGFETVTEQYELIKTELYTFQSANTDWPDKFPDLSQAKQTNQKMLTAYISGQLETAMIEINDDPIFSSENFIVERTQKWMPKIDDALKNKENIFIAVGSAHLYKTQGIIELLKQKGYTITKINFD; encoded by the coding sequence ATGAAAAAAATTATATATATAGTTAGCTTTTTAATTATATTCGCCACTGGCTGTGCCAGTGGCAATAATGAAAAAAAATCTATCAAAGTCGATTGGCCCTTATACGAGATTTCTTATGAAGATAGTACCGTTGGATATTTGCTTGGTACTTCTCATATTGGAAAACCATCAATGTATCCCTTCCCTGATAAACTAAAAGAAGCTATTGATCTCAGTGATATATTTTTTAGTGAAGTTAACTATAATCAAGCATATTCTGAATCTACATCTAATATACTAGAAACTTTTTCAACAAATGGACCTAGGTTAGATTCACAACTAACAGATGTACAGCAACAAGCATTAGAAAAAAAATTAAAAAATTATGACATAAATTCTTCTCTAATAGAAAATACAACAATTTTTGGATTGTATATTCAGATGCAAAATAAATATTTAGATTCTATTGACGTTTTAAACGGCGTAGATTATCAACTTAATAACTATTTAAATTCTAAAAAACAAAAAATTGAGAACGTCGGCTTTGAGACAGTTACAGAGCAATATGAATTGATTAAAACGGAGTTGTATACATTTCAATCAGCCAATACTGACTGGCCAGATAAATTTCCTGATTTAAGTCAAGCAAAACAGACAAATCAAAAAATGTTAACTGCTTATATTTCTGGTCAATTAGAAACAGCTATGATTGAGATTAACGATGATCCTATTTTTTCTTCTGAAAATTTCATTGTGGAAAGAACTCAAAAATGGATGCCTAAAATAGATGATGCATTAAAAAATAAGGAGAATATATTTATTGCTGTTGGCTCTGCACATCTGTATAAAACGCAAGGTATAATTGAGCTGTTAAAACAAAAAGGATATACTATTACTAAAATTAATTTTGATTAA
- a CDS encoding sugar O-acetyltransferase has protein sequence MNLKRSGFKVNVKELVNSGNPYNDFAPEVAKARDEARELTRNYNNKVNLEGLYDKEIISNLVGSHGENFTIESNFRCEFGFNISFGENFYGNHDLIILDCNQVTIGDDVLFGPRVGLYAANHAQDPVARAAGDVYSKPITIGDKVWLCGDVSVAPGVTIGENSIIGTGSVVVKDIPANVVAAGNPCKVIKSIYD, from the coding sequence ATGAATTTAAAAAGGAGCGGATTTAAGGTGAATGTTAAAGAATTAGTTAATTCAGGAAATCCATATAATGATTTTGCACCTGAAGTAGCAAAAGCCCGAGATGAGGCAAGAGAGTTAACTCGAAATTACAATAATAAAGTGAATTTAGAAGGGCTTTATGATAAAGAAATTATTTCTAATTTAGTTGGAAGTCATGGTGAGAACTTCACAATTGAGTCGAATTTTCGTTGTGAATTTGGTTTCAATATTTCCTTTGGAGAGAATTTTTATGGAAATCATGATTTAATTATTTTAGATTGCAATCAAGTGACCATCGGGGATGATGTTTTATTTGGTCCGAGGGTAGGGTTGTATGCTGCTAATCACGCACAGGATCCAGTTGCTCGAGCTGCTGGGGACGTTTATTCAAAGCCGATTACAATTGGCGATAAAGTCTGGCTATGTGGCGATGTATCAGTGGCACCAGGAGTGACCATCGGCGAGAATAGTATTATTGGAACAGGTAGTGTCGTAGTCAAAGATATTCCGGCCAATGTTGTTGCAGCGGGAAATCCATGCAAAGTGATTAAGAGCATTTATGACTAA
- a CDS encoding glycoside hydrolase family 1 protein, producing MNQRKAFPENFLWGGATAANQVEGAFDVDGKGLSTFDMVTFTPKEERTGELLSEYTKEQIEAALAGKSGDNFPKRRGIDFYHRYEEDIALFAEMGFKTFRLSISWPRIFPNGDETEPNEAGLAFYDKVFDECLKYGIEPLVTLSHYEMPLHLAMEYGGWANRKVIDFFVHYAETVFKRYKNKVNYWLTFNEINVMGMSPYIGGGILAGTYENHKQAAYQGTHHQFVASARAVKAGHEIIPDSMIGCMLARMESYAETCNPDDVQRAIEEDHANLFYTDVQVRGYYPSYMDRFFEENNITIEMEPGDEELLLLHTVDFLSFSYYMSMVQSGDPAKQEIVGNFMSGLKNPYLESSDWGWQIDPKGLRITLNKMYDRYQVPLFIVENGLGAYDTVEADGSIHDSYRIDYLRQHIAQMAEAIRDGVDLMGYTPWGCIDLISASTNEMSKRYGFIYVDQDDYGNGTLDRSRKDSFDWYKKVIATNGEDLA from the coding sequence ATGAATCAAAGAAAAGCATTTCCAGAAAATTTTTTATGGGGTGGCGCGACTGCTGCTAATCAAGTTGAGGGGGCATTTGATGTTGATGGAAAGGGATTATCAACATTCGATATGGTAACATTTACACCAAAAGAAGAGCGGACAGGAGAGTTACTTTCTGAATACACGAAAGAGCAAATCGAAGCTGCGTTAGCTGGCAAATCAGGAGATAATTTCCCGAAACGCCGTGGAATTGATTTCTATCATCGTTATGAAGAGGATATCGCTTTATTTGCTGAAATGGGCTTTAAGACTTTCCGTTTATCAATTTCTTGGCCTAGAATTTTCCCGAATGGTGATGAGACAGAGCCAAATGAAGCGGGTTTAGCTTTTTATGATAAAGTCTTTGATGAATGTTTGAAATATGGAATTGAGCCGTTAGTGACTCTTTCTCACTATGAAATGCCGTTACATTTAGCAATGGAATATGGCGGTTGGGCAAATCGTAAAGTTATCGATTTCTTTGTTCATTATGCTGAGACTGTCTTTAAACGTTATAAGAATAAAGTGAACTATTGGTTAACGTTCAACGAAATCAATGTAATGGGAATGAGTCCTTACATCGGTGGAGGAATTTTAGCTGGGACATATGAAAATCATAAACAAGCCGCATATCAAGGAACGCATCATCAATTTGTTGCCAGCGCTCGTGCAGTTAAGGCTGGACATGAGATTATTCCTGATTCAATGATTGGCTGTATGTTAGCTCGGATGGAATCTTACGCTGAAACTTGTAACCCCGATGATGTTCAACGTGCAATTGAAGAAGATCATGCAAACTTATTCTATACAGATGTTCAAGTTCGTGGATATTATCCAAGCTATATGGACCGCTTCTTTGAAGAAAATAATATCACGATTGAGATGGAACCAGGGGATGAAGAATTATTACTGCTTCACACAGTCGATTTCCTATCATTTAGCTACTATATGTCAATGGTTCAAAGTGGCGATCCTGCTAAGCAAGAAATCGTTGGCAACTTTATGAGTGGCTTAAAAAACCCTTATCTAGAGTCAAGTGATTGGGGCTGGCAAATCGATCCTAAGGGCTTACGGATCACGCTAAATAAAATGTATGATCGTTATCAAGTGCCTTTGTTTATCGTTGAAAATGGCTTAGGTGCTTATGATACTGTTGAAGCAGATGGTAGCATTCATGATTCTTACCGTATTGATTACTTGCGTCAACATATTGCACAAATGGCGGAAGCAATCCGTGACGGCGTTGATTTAATGGGCTACACACCTTGGGGCTGTATTGATTTAATCAGTGCGAGTACCAATGAAATGTCAAAACGTTACGGCTTTATCTATGTGGATCAAGATGACTACGGCAACGGTACATTGGATCGTTCTCGGAAAGATTCATTTGATTGGTATAAAAAAGTTATTGCTACAAATGGTGAAGATTTAGCATAA
- a CDS encoding PTS transporter subunit EIIC has product MAKYTDLATNIVEKVGGKENVSSIFHCVTRLRFKLKDESIAKTEEIKKMDGVVTVMKSGGQYQVVIGTHVPEVFSEVVKVGGFATDSNMDTSDADNAPKGSLFDRFIDMISAIFTPTLGVLSATGMIKGFVALFVALGWLDMTSGTYTILQATGDALFYSLPVFLGYTASKKFKGNPFIGMTIGFALIYPSISALMGPDVPTLYTLFEGTVLASPVKVTFLGIPVIMMSYASSVIPIICSIFVSAKVERFFAKVIPSVVRNFLVPFCTLLVMVPLTFLVIGPLATWAGMLLGAATQFVYNLSPIIAGILLGGFWQVFVIFGLHWGLVPIAMNNIANGGDTILALTLAASFAQIGAVLAVWIKTKNMKLKSLAIPAFISGIFGVTEPAIYGVTLPLKRPFYASCAAAAVGGGILGFFNTTGYIMGGLGIFAFPSYISPDGINSGFIGAVVASIVGIVLGFVFTYVAGFKDEDLV; this is encoded by the coding sequence ATGGCTAAATATACAGATTTGGCAACAAATATCGTTGAAAAAGTTGGGGGAAAAGAGAACGTTTCTAGCATTTTCCATTGTGTCACTCGTTTGCGATTTAAATTAAAAGACGAGAGCATTGCAAAAACTGAAGAAATTAAAAAAATGGACGGCGTTGTAACGGTCATGAAAAGCGGCGGACAGTATCAAGTCGTTATTGGCACCCATGTTCCAGAAGTTTTTTCAGAGGTAGTTAAAGTTGGTGGATTTGCAACAGATAGCAATATGGACACCTCTGATGCAGATAACGCACCAAAAGGGAGTTTATTTGATCGATTTATTGATATGATTTCAGCAATTTTCACTCCAACATTAGGAGTATTATCTGCAACAGGGATGATTAAAGGTTTTGTGGCATTATTTGTAGCACTAGGTTGGTTAGACATGACTTCTGGAACTTATACCATTCTACAAGCCACTGGGGATGCGTTATTCTATTCACTTCCAGTTTTCCTTGGATATACGGCTAGCAAGAAGTTCAAAGGAAATCCATTTATTGGTATGACCATTGGTTTTGCACTCATTTATCCATCTATTAGTGCATTGATGGGACCAGATGTACCAACACTTTATACATTGTTTGAAGGTACCGTTCTAGCTTCACCTGTTAAAGTTACTTTCCTTGGAATTCCCGTTATCATGATGAGCTACGCTTCATCTGTTATTCCAATTATCTGTTCAATTTTTGTTTCAGCGAAAGTAGAAAGATTCTTTGCTAAAGTTATTCCAAGTGTTGTGCGTAATTTCTTAGTTCCTTTCTGTACGTTACTTGTGATGGTTCCTTTAACTTTCTTAGTAATTGGACCTCTTGCTACTTGGGCAGGTATGCTTTTAGGAGCAGCAACACAATTCGTCTATAATTTAAGTCCAATTATTGCTGGTATTTTACTTGGTGGTTTCTGGCAAGTATTTGTTATCTTCGGCTTACATTGGGGTTTAGTGCCAATCGCAATGAATAATATTGCCAATGGCGGAGATACTATTTTAGCGTTAACATTAGCAGCTTCATTTGCACAAATTGGAGCTGTCTTAGCTGTTTGGATCAAAACTAAAAACATGAAACTTAAGAGTTTAGCAATTCCAGCCTTTATCTCAGGGATTTTTGGAGTAACAGAACCTGCAATTTATGGAGTTACGTTGCCCCTAAAACGTCCATTCTACGCAAGTTGTGCGGCGGCGGCTGTTGGTGGTGGGATTCTAGGATTCTTCAATACTACTGGATATATTATGGGTGGTTTAGGAATTTTCGCTTTCCCAAGTTATATTAGCCCAGATGGCATTAATTCTGGATTTATTGGCGCTGTTGTCGCTTCTATTGTTGGGATTGTTTTAGGCTTCGTATTCACTTATGTCGCTGGCTTTAAGGATGAAGATTTGGTTTAA
- a CDS encoding nitroreductase family protein → MKASISETIVTRRTSKTSLTTEIPVELIYNLLEKASYAPFHGKTEPWLAKIVTTDTEKQWLYQRIIASYERNQIIKDAQSRERMTTKMTRLILNSPATILFAHEVFPDDQRKNYDAIEATAALIQNFSLVAWEEDLVGFWATSPFILDPILTNELGFPLNYELMTNYRLGYRDLEQPIKTAQRQPIHNWATPLVPLAE, encoded by the coding sequence GTGAAAGCATCCATTTCTGAAACAATTGTAACTAGAAGAACCTCAAAAACCAGTTTAACTACGGAAATTCCAGTTGAACTTATTTATAATTTATTAGAAAAAGCTAGCTATGCCCCTTTCCACGGAAAAACTGAACCTTGGTTGGCTAAGATTGTCACAACTGATACTGAAAAACAATGGCTCTATCAACGAATTATTGCTAGCTATGAACGAAATCAGATTATCAAGGATGCACAATCCCGTGAACGAATGACGACGAAGATGACCCGGTTAATTTTAAATTCACCGGCAACAATTTTATTTGCTCATGAAGTTTTTCCTGATGATCAACGAAAAAACTATGATGCCATTGAGGCTACTGCTGCTTTAATACAGAACTTTTCATTAGTAGCATGGGAAGAAGATTTAGTCGGATTTTGGGCAACAAGTCCCTTTATTTTGGATCCAATTTTAACCAATGAACTTGGTTTTCCACTAAACTATGAATTAATGACTAATTATCGTCTTGGTTATCGTGATTTGGAGCAGCCTATCAAAACAGCGCAACGCCAACCAATCCACAATTGGGCGACACCGTTAGTTCCGCTTGCTGAATAA
- a CDS encoding ABC transporter permease, translated as MSIIQKLTIKQLTKNKRRTLITIIAVILSTAMVTGVLTMMSSFQDTMYRSTLRSDGDWHLLIENVPQDKMERITQNNNVESYFVTQAGDFAKNEVKDDYAKPFIQIQQFTPEAIQKKPNTLGTIQQGRLPKNENELVISTASNVNYQTYPVGSEITLAIGSVAREDLSNWDKALKSPKKRTFKVVGTLYPTNYDNQEYDQYLTVIPEKKLSPSKPLSFYIKVKDTKDFYQFTEKLQKGLDSEGTVLSYNKSVLSFLGLSKKESFYTFMVSVVSLIIGLIAIGSISVIYTSFSISVSERQRQFGILASVGATPKQLKDSVYFESFIIGILSIPLGILSGLAGIFITFQFTGKLLASGGIKLSFVINFATLLIAVAILCIILFISALIPAKQAGKVSPLQNILQVQTIRLNPKKLKVSPLITELFKFEGVLATKNQKRNRKRYLASLLSLTISITLFVAFSGFVDYLFKSESLYNGDTPSRDLTVSARVNIPATIDRFFSTLDTELKNNSSVVDYSLQASTTLKMPLPKDHLSPFGTELFHESQDFYLKLSYIDDKSYQSLLDSVAVSQIDTPINGAVPVLLLNLPSKTINESQGQIKEGTIFKAGSLVQQKFAVTNSSDTESDSNNTEESKPKSSIEVIAELNKLPKDNFLFSRNEPIFITNKTNFKKIISDLKLEKTSDFSLDAQLNVLPTKDEVVAKQLNNAFKAEPSFTISNNIKTAQDTKDTNMVFMIFGYGFITLISLVGFTNIINTTSTSIALRKREFAILKSVGMTPKAFTKMLIYENLSLGIKSLLLGNLLGIGFIFLFFRGIGSIFTFTFYLPLTAMFFCGIVFLLLLLIISFLATRSIRKTPIIDSLKDENN; from the coding sequence ATGAGTATCATTCAAAAATTAACTATTAAACAACTTACTAAGAATAAAAGAAGAACCTTGATTACAATTATTGCGGTTATTCTTTCAACAGCTATGGTAACCGGCGTTTTAACTATGATGTCTAGCTTCCAAGATACGATGTATCGCTCAACATTAAGAAGTGATGGAGATTGGCATCTATTAATTGAAAATGTACCTCAGGATAAAATGGAGCGGATTACCCAAAATAACAATGTCGAAAGTTACTTTGTTACTCAAGCCGGAGATTTTGCTAAAAACGAAGTAAAAGATGATTACGCTAAACCTTTTATTCAAATTCAACAATTCACCCCTGAAGCCATTCAAAAAAAACCAAATACACTTGGAACTATTCAACAGGGACGGTTGCCTAAAAATGAAAATGAGCTAGTTATTTCAACAGCTTCCAACGTCAATTATCAAACATATCCTGTTGGTTCAGAGATTACTTTAGCCATCGGTTCAGTTGCCAGAGAAGACTTGTCTAACTGGGATAAAGCTCTGAAAAGCCCTAAAAAAAGAACGTTTAAAGTTGTTGGAACTCTTTATCCAACAAACTATGATAATCAAGAATATGATCAATATTTAACTGTTATTCCGGAGAAAAAATTGTCTCCCAGTAAACCTTTATCCTTTTATATTAAAGTCAAAGATACCAAAGATTTCTACCAATTCACCGAAAAACTTCAAAAAGGACTCGATTCTGAAGGCACTGTACTATCTTATAATAAGTCAGTTCTCTCTTTCTTAGGTTTATCTAAAAAAGAAAGCTTCTATACCTTTATGGTTTCTGTTGTCAGTTTAATTATTGGCTTAATTGCGATTGGTTCAATTAGTGTTATCTATACAAGTTTTAGTATTTCGGTTAGTGAACGCCAACGACAGTTTGGTATTTTAGCAAGTGTTGGAGCAACACCCAAACAGCTAAAAGACAGTGTTTATTTTGAAAGTTTTATTATCGGAATACTTTCCATTCCTTTAGGGATTTTATCTGGTCTTGCAGGAATATTTATTACCTTTCAATTTACGGGAAAGCTTTTAGCTAGCGGAGGCATTAAATTAAGCTTTGTTATTAATTTTGCTACTTTACTCATTGCCGTAGCTATTTTATGCATTATTTTATTTATTTCAGCTTTAATTCCAGCAAAACAAGCCGGAAAAGTTAGTCCTTTGCAAAATATTTTACAAGTCCAAACGATTCGTTTAAATCCCAAAAAGTTAAAAGTTTCTCCACTGATTACAGAACTATTTAAATTTGAGGGAGTTTTAGCTACTAAAAATCAAAAACGGAATCGTAAACGCTATTTAGCTAGCTTGCTATCTTTAACCATTAGCATTACATTATTTGTCGCTTTTTCTGGATTTGTCGATTATCTATTTAAGTCTGAAAGTTTATATAATGGAGATACCCCCTCTCGTGATTTAACGGTTTCTGCCAGAGTCAATATTCCGGCAACAATTGATAGATTTTTCAGTACGTTGGATACAGAATTAAAAAACAATTCTTCTGTAGTGGATTATAGTCTTCAGGCAAGTACGACCCTTAAAATGCCTTTACCAAAAGATCATTTATCCCCTTTTGGAACAGAATTGTTTCATGAAAGTCAAGATTTTTACTTGAAGCTATCTTATATTGATGACAAAAGTTACCAAAGCTTATTAGATTCTGTTGCAGTTTCACAGATAGATACACCTATAAATGGTGCAGTTCCAGTACTACTTCTCAATCTTCCTAGTAAAACAATAAATGAAAGTCAAGGACAAATAAAAGAAGGAACTATTTTTAAAGCAGGTAGTTTGGTTCAGCAAAAGTTCGCTGTAACGAATAGTTCCGATACTGAGTCTGACTCGAATAATACTGAAGAAAGTAAGCCTAAAAGTTCAATTGAAGTTATTGCTGAACTCAATAAATTACCAAAAGATAATTTTTTATTCAGTAGAAATGAACCAATCTTCATAACAAATAAAACAAATTTCAAAAAAATTATATCTGACCTAAAACTGGAAAAAACAAGTGATTTTTCTTTGGATGCTCAATTAAATGTATTGCCTACTAAAGATGAAGTGGTTGCTAAGCAATTAAACAATGCTTTTAAAGCAGAACCTTCATTTACTATTAGCAATAATATTAAAACTGCCCAAGATACAAAAGATACAAATATGGTCTTTATGATTTTTGGTTATGGTTTTATTACATTGATTAGTCTCGTTGGTTTCACGAACATTATCAATACTACATCTACAAGTATTGCGCTACGAAAAAGAGAATTTGCCATTCTAAAATCAGTTGGAATGACACCAAAAGCCTTTACCAAAATGTTAATTTATGAAAATCTTTCTTTAGGCATTAAATCTTTGCTTCTAGGCAATTTATTAGGTATTGGGTTCATTTTCTTATTCTTTAGAGGTATAGGCTCAATCTTTACATTTACCTTCTACTTGCCACTTACAGCAATGTTCTTCTGTGGAATCGTCTTTCTTTTACTACTCTTAATCATCAGTTTTCTGGCAACACGCTCTATCAGAAAAACACCGATTATCGACTCTTTAAAAGATGAAAACAATTGA
- a CDS encoding ABC transporter ATP-binding protein: MDILTVKNVSKIYGVGENQVKALDDVSFSVKKGEFVAIIGPSGSGKSTLLHILGGVDRPTEGEVTINNSSIYQLNETKLAIFRRRQVGLIYQFYNLLPILNVVENITLPLSLDNAKIDSLKLESLLQTLGLENRQLNLPNQLSGGQQQRVSIGRALINQPAIVLADEPTGNLDSHNSKEILDLLKISNEKYKQTLIMITHDPEIALKADRIITIEDGKITKDEVLRQ, from the coding sequence ATGGATATCTTAACTGTAAAAAATGTTTCCAAAATATATGGTGTTGGAGAAAATCAAGTAAAAGCATTAGACGATGTTAGTTTTTCAGTGAAAAAAGGGGAATTTGTTGCGATTATTGGTCCTTCTGGTTCAGGAAAATCAACTCTCCTACATATTTTAGGGGGAGTTGATCGACCAACTGAAGGAGAAGTTACAATTAACAATAGTTCTATTTATCAACTAAATGAAACAAAGTTAGCTATTTTTAGACGACGCCAAGTTGGATTGATTTATCAGTTCTATAACTTATTGCCAATTTTAAATGTAGTTGAGAATATTACCTTACCCCTTTCTCTAGATAACGCTAAGATTGATTCACTAAAATTAGAGAGTCTCTTACAAACGCTTGGTCTCGAGAACCGTCAATTAAATTTACCAAATCAACTATCTGGTGGGCAGCAACAACGTGTTTCCATTGGACGGGCTTTAATTAATCAACCCGCAATTGTCTTAGCTGATGAACCTACTGGGAACTTAGATAGTCACAATTCCAAAGAAATATTAGACTTGCTAAAAATTTCTAATGAAAAATACAAGCAAACATTAATTATGATTACTCATGACCCAGAAATCGCCTTAAAAGCCGATCGAATTATTACAATCGAGGATGGCAAGATCACTAAAGATGAGGTGTTGCGCCAATGA